From Schistocerca americana isolate TAMUIC-IGC-003095 chromosome 11, iqSchAmer2.1, whole genome shotgun sequence, the proteins below share one genomic window:
- the LOC124553308 gene encoding uncharacterized protein LOC124553308, producing the protein MLDGHQPLLWRRVCDAFVQIQLNSVEFRFNSTQFSSDSTQLSSVQIQLNSTQFSSDSTQFSSDSTQFTSDSTQLNSVQFRFNSYQFSSDSTQLNSVQFRFNSTQLSSVQIQLNSVQYRFNSTQFSSDSSQLRFNSTQFSSDSPQIRSDSTQLSSVQIQLNSVQFRFISVQFRFNSTQFTSDSSQFSSDSTQLSSVEIQLNSVQFRFNSTQFSSYSSQFRSDSTQFTSDSSQFSSDSSHFSSHSSQFSSDSSQFSSDSSQFSSESTLLS; encoded by the coding sequence ttcagattcaactcaactcGGTTgagttcagattcaactcaactcagttcagttcagattcaactcaactcagttcagttcaaattcagctcaactcaactcagttcagttcagattcaactcagttcagttcagattcaactcagttcacttcagattcaactcaactcaactcagttcagttcagattcaactcatatcagttcagttcagattcaactcaactcaactcagttcagttcagattcaactcaactcaacttagttcagttcagattcaactcaactcagttcagtacagattcaactcaactcagttcagttcagattcatctcagttaagattcaactcaactcagttcagttcagattcacctCAGATCAGATCAGATTcaactcaactcagttcagttcagattcaactcaactcagttcagttcagattcatctcagttcagttcagattcaactcaactcagttcacttcagattcatctcagttcagttcagattcaactcaactcagttcagttGAGATTCAACtcaattcagttcagttcagattcaactcaactcagttcagttcatattcatctcagttcaggtcagattcaactcagttcacttcagattcatctcagttcagttcagattcatctcatttCAGTTCacattcatctcagttcagttcagattcatctcagttcagttcagattcatctcagttcagttcagagtcAACTCTACTCAGTTGA